The Diadema setosum chromosome 4, eeDiaSeto1, whole genome shotgun sequence genome window below encodes:
- the LOC140226847 gene encoding tubulin delta chain-like, with the protein MSIVTVQLGQCGNQIGLSFFQTLMSDISHDGLASRKKDNHEYQSESLEKFFYQSELKPESATPTARAVMVDMESKVIQNTVTTAKQSGKWRYPTRQQFCRKRGAGNNWADGFYGHGAEAEEKVMEMVQREVEKCERFGGFLSLMSVAGGTGSGVGTHITQCLKDRYPQALLLNQLVWPHSSGEVILQNYNAILSLAHLYECTDAINIIHNDDMRTICSNFLGSGGGSAPGGVSFKDMNKLIAEHMAMLLQPCQRTSGRLPTLGDLLENMVSHPDYKLLTVYCVPQTSEASLPFSTFAWPGLLKRLYQMLITSSVVEEGLNWRAKPNSPHTNRCINNHLILRGKEGSEVVDSLSPFTNPAIYSNWMPSESAFSSAHQPRQFAGYEKSACLVSNGRASVRHLDAIVRKAWDMFAMRAYVHWYVRHGMPEEKFIDCFASLEQVLGNYQHI; encoded by the exons ATGTCGATCGTCACTGTTCAGCTTGGACAATGTGGCAACCAGATTGGGCTCTCGTTCTTCCAGACTCTTATGTCAGATATCAGTCATGATGGCTTGGCTAGTAGGAAGAAAGACAACCATGAATACCAGAGCGAGAGCCTCGAAAAGTTTTTCTACCAATCCGAGCTGAAACCAGAGTCCGCCACACCAACAGCCAGAGCCGTCATGGTAGACATGGAGTCAAAGGTAATTCAGAATACTGTCACTACAGCCAAGCAATCGGGTAAATGGCGATATCCCACCAGGCAACAGTTCTGTAGGAAGCGGGGTGCAGGTAACAACTGGGCAGACGGCTTTTACGGTCACGGGGCGGAGGCCGAGGAGAAAGTGATGGAGATGGTGCAGCGGGAAGTTGAGAAGTGCGAGAGGTTTGGTGGCTTCTTGAGCCTCATGAGTGTTGCCGGAGGCACTGGGTCGGGTGTCGGCACCCACATTACCCAGTGTCTGAAGGACCGCTACCCACAGGCGCTGCTCCTCAACCAACTTGTCTGGCCACACAGCAGTGGGGAGGTCATCCTGCAGAACTACAACGCCATCCTCTCGCTGGCACACCTCTACGAGTGCACTGACGCCATCAACATCATCCACAACGATGACATGAGGACCATCTGCTCCAACTTCCTCGGCAGCGGCGGTGGCAGCGCTCCGGGAGGCGTGTCCTTCAAGGACATGAACAAACTCATAGCGGAGCACATGGCAATGCTGTTGCAGCCTTGCCAAAGGACGTCCGGCAGACTCCCAACTCTTGGGGATCTACTCGAGAACATGGTGTCACATCCAGACTACAAACTTCTGACTGTGTACTGTGTTCCCCAAACATCGGAAGCTTCTCTGCCTTTCAGCACTTTTGCATGGCCAGGGCTTTTAAAACGTCTGTATCAGATGCTGATAACTTCATCAGTTGTTGAAGAAG GTCTGAACTGGAGAGCCAAGCCAAACTCCCCACACACCAACAGGTGCATCAACAATCACTTGATCCTTAGGGGCAAAGAGGGTTCGGAGGTCGTCGACTCCTTATCCCCATTCACCAACCCTGCCATTTATTCAAACTGGATGCCGTCCGAGTCTGCCTTCTCCTCTGCCCATCAACCACGGCAGTTTGCCGGCTACGAGAAGTCGGCCTGTCTGGTCAGCAACGGTAGGGCGTCCGTCAGGCACCTGGATGCCATCGTCAGGAAGGCCTGGGACATGTTTGCCATGAGGGCCTACGTCCACTGGTACGTGAGGCACGGAATGCCGGAAGAGAAGTTTATCGACTGCTTTGCTAGTCTGGAGCAGGTTCTTGGCAACTATCAGCATATATGA
- the LOC140226849 gene encoding uncharacterized protein produces the protein MNEISDSDEQFNENNDIFATEVEVLQAICEEPIELHKEDGSSQSELSILLHPATAGNKDAQYVCLRLIIQVPNQYPNECPVFKFKNARGMSEEELERILTDLKELSEARRGSEMLYDIIQAAKDSLTENNSPSLPCAICQCPFEADDAFTKTECYHYFHSYCLGRCLQFSQENEQQDICPICRKPLLGFDHAQLLQAPEPKEEGAPTDAITMETRRWQEEMKVLFERQKVKGGHIDPEEESNRNLISIRNIPTTTMEEMLSQQLRNSTLNSADKEKGKTGLPQEEQRNSARPGSGGNYRANQSASHPSDRRDDRSRFGGDRRGGHGERHHGSGGRGRGRGRGRGHTGSRDSSHREDRPQSGPHGHRQRPERWERRADKRYEKKEDTAQQKEEREKKLSEVRAGQEVDELRQGVREGKSSSGSDNVDKNTQLDKACSERAEEVREQDDTAERYGESEKKGFLDDEKDRSSDGIKAEESDVRKGDGRRDNYRKDTVRGGSSRGQGRAGSGRAHQRRDGRIEENRRGEDDEDIYYEDVTGRAKRGPSNTQSVSGHDLGERNAVGSRKQGRRSETLSKRESERQSRQEEQEKEHDGLEFRSGRNSSREDRGNRGRGGEAGRGRGNSGGREGGGGGGRGGGRRGRSDGVQKQDAFPRQHGGGRGSTRSSGRDSCDIQGSVQDSSYKQKPNKNDIKSQRSDSSKTRGEDGGSEGAKEISAKPHNQNQEKHKMGLAPKEKGVEESLTKLKGTSQVNPPPGFSAKTDIPKDYRPRTVKPPPGFEDFR, from the exons ATGAATGAAATTTCGGACTCAGACGAGCAGTTCAACGAAAACAATGATAT ATTTGCTACTGAAGTGGAAGTACTTCAAGCAATATGTGAGGAGCCTATAGAACTTCACAAGGAAGATGG ATCCAGCCAATCAGAGCTATCCATTCTTCTGCATCCTGCGACAGCAGGGAACAAGGATGCTCAATATGTGTGTCTCAGATTAATCATCCAAGTGCCAAACCAG TACCCAAATGAGTGTCCAGTTTTCAAGTTCAAGAATGCCAGAGGAATGTCAGAGGAAGAATTGGAAAG AATCTTGACTGACCTAAAGGAACTTTCTGAAGCCAGAAGGGGTTCTGAGATGCTCTATGATATCATTCAG GCTGCCAAAGATTCACTCACAGAAAACAACTCGCCAAGTTTGCCATGTGCCATATGCCAATGTCCATTTGAG GCTGATGATGCCTTCACCAAGACAGAATGTTATCACTACTTCCACAGTTACTGCCTAGGAAGGTGCCTCCAGTTTAGCCAAGAAAATGAGCAACAG GATATCTGCCCCATATGTCGCAAGCCCCTCCTGGGTTTTGATCATGCCCAGCTGCTGCAGGCTCCTGAGCCGAAGGAAGAGGGCGCCCCAACAGATGCAATCACTATGGAGACGCGACGATGGCAGGAGGAGATGAAGGTGCTGTTTGAGAGACAGAAGGTCAAGGGAGGACACATTGATCCTGAGGAGGAGAGCAACAGGAATCTCATTAGCATCAGAAAT ATACCCACAACAACCATGGAAGAGATGCTGTCCCAGCAGCTCAGAAATTCCACCCTGAACTCTGCTgataaagagaaaggaaaaaccGGACTCCCTCAGGAAGAACAGAGAAACTCAGCCAGACCTGGCTCTGGAGGTAATTACAGAGCAAACCAGTCTGCCAGCCATCCGTCAGACAGAAGAGATGATCGCAGCAGGTTTGGCGGTGACAGACGTGGTGGACATGGAGAGAGACATCACGGTTCAGGGGGTCGGGGgcgagggagagggagaggacGGGGCCACACCGGGTCAAGAGACTCTAGCCATAGGGAGGACCGGCCACAGTCTGGTCCACATGGTCATCGACAGAGACCGGAGAGGTGGGAAAGGAGAGCAGACAAGagatatgaaaagaaagaagacacTGCCCAGCagaaggaggagagagagaaaaaacttTCTGAGGTGAGAGCAGGACAAGAGGTTGATGAATTGAGACAGGGGGTCAGGGAGGGGAAATCCTCTTCAGGTAGTGACAATGTTGATAAGAATACCCAGCTTGACAAAGCTTGTTCTGAGAGAGCAGAGGAGGTAAGAGAACAGGATGACACAGCAGAAAGGTATGGGGAAAGTGAGAAGAAGGGGTTTCTGGATGATGAGAAAGACCGGTCCTCAGATGGCATCAAGGCTGAAGAGTCGGATGTCAGGAAGGGTGATGGTAGGAGGGACAATTACAGGAAGGATACTGTTAGAGGAGGGAGTTCAAGAGGTCAAGGAAGGGCTGGGAGTGGCAGGGCCCACCAAAGACGAGATGGCAGGATTGAAGAGAACAGAAGAGGGGAAGATGATGAAGATATATACTATGAGGATGTAACCGGTAGAGCCAAAAGGGGCCCTAGTAATACACAGTCAGTTTCTGGTCATGATCTAGGAGAGAGGAATGCGGTTGGCTCAAGAAAGCAAGGAAGACGAAGTGAAACATTAAGCAAAAGAGAGAGTGAAAGGCAAAGTAGACAAGAGGAACAAGAAAAAGAGCATGATGGACTGGAGTTTAGGAGTGGGAGAAATTCAAGTAGAGAGGACCGAGGGAATAGAGGGAGAGGAGGGGAAGCAGGTAGAGGTAGAGGAAATtcaggaggaagagaaggaggaggaggtggtggtagAGGAGGAGGTCGAAGGGGTAGGTCAGATGGGGTACAGAAACAGGATGCTTTCCCTCGACAGCATGGGGGTGGAAGAGGGTCTACTCGAAGTAGTGGCAGGGACTCCTGCGACATCCAGGGCTCAGTGCAAGATTCCTCTTACAAACAGAAgccaaataagaatgatatcaAATCACAAAGAAGCGATAGCTCGAAGACCAGAGGTGAAGATGGGGGTTCAGAGGGTGCTAAGGAGATTTCTGCAAAACCTCACAATCAGAATCAAGAAAAGCACAAAATGGGATTGGCGCCCAAAGAAAAGGGAGTTGAAGAATCTCTTACAAAGTTAAAGGGCACTTCTCAAGTAAATCCCCCACCAggtttcagtgcaaaaacagACATCCCCAAAGACTATCGGCCAAGAACGGTGAAGCCCCCACCTGGCTTTGAAGACTTTAGATGA
- the LOC140226850 gene encoding calcium release-activated calcium channel protein 1-like, which produces MSNQHSAQALNWRKLYLSRAKLKAASRTSALLAGFAMVAMVEVDLQVGGTNGQSSGREYDPLMIAFSINTTLLVVIHMAALLISTCILPNIEAVSNVHNVNAVKESPHNSLAFYIEMSWAFSTILGIFLFLVEIILLAWVKFGMASFEKAAWAATAITVPVLVVLVVFAFHFYRKLVSHKTESQTRGLEELESINNQLDNGHQIQIV; this is translated from the exons ATGTCGAATCAACACTCCGCTCAAGCGCTGAACTGGCGCAAATTGTACCTGAGCAGAGCAAAGCTGAAAGCAGCAAGCAGAACATCTGCCTTGCTGGCAGGATTTGCCATG GTGGCCATGGTCGAAGTGGATCTTCAAGTTGGTGGGACAAATGGACAAAGCAGTGGCAGGGAATATGATCCGCTGATGATAGCTTTTAGCATCAATACCACCCTACTGGTGGTCATACACATGGCAGCCCTCCTCATCAGCACATGCATTCTGCCTAACATTGAAGCGGTCAGCAACGTGCACAACGTCAACGCCGTCAAGGAGTCCCCGCACAACAGCTTGGCCTTCTACATCGAGATGTCCTGGGCCTTCTCCACCATCCTGGGcatcttcctcttcctcgtCGAGATCATCCTCCTGGCCTGGGTGAAGTTTGGCATGGCCAGCTTTGAGAAGGCGGCCTGGGCAGCCACTGCCATCACCGTCCCCGTGCTCGTAGTGCTGGTGGTGTTCGCCTTCCACTTTTATCGGAAGCTGGTCTCCCACAAAACGGAAAGCCAGACCAGGGGACTGGAGGAACTGGAGAGCATTAACAATCAGCTGGACAATGGCCACCAAATACAGATAGTGTAG